A genome region from Rubinisphaera margarita includes the following:
- the ilvN gene encoding acetolactate synthase small subunit: protein MKHVLSALVMNQPGVLAHISGMLASRAFNIESLAVGETDIPEFSRMTFVVSGDDRVLDQVRKQLEKIVTVVQVIDFSKRNYVERDLMLIKVRTEGTSMTQVKELVEIFRGKIVDVQPHQVMIEISGPESKIAAFIDVMRPFGIIELVRTGRIALTRENIELATLRDREPVSTPV from the coding sequence ATGAAACATGTGTTATCGGCTCTGGTGATGAACCAGCCCGGCGTCTTGGCGCACATTTCCGGAATGCTGGCTTCGCGAGCATTCAACATCGAAAGTCTGGCTGTCGGCGAAACCGATATCCCTGAGTTTTCGCGGATGACCTTTGTCGTAAGCGGTGATGATCGCGTCCTCGACCAGGTCCGTAAGCAGCTCGAGAAAATTGTCACCGTGGTCCAGGTGATCGATTTCTCCAAGCGAAACTACGTCGAACGCGACCTGATGCTCATCAAGGTCCGCACGGAAGGGACCTCCATGACCCAGGTCAAAGAGCTGGTCGAAATCTTCCGCGGAAAGATCGTCGACGTGCAACCGCACCAGGTGATGATCGAAATTTCGGGGCCGGAATCGAAGATCGCGGCCTTTATCGATGTCATGCGTCCGTTTGGCATCATCGAGCTGGTTCGCACCGGCCGGATTGCTCTGACTCGCGAGAATATCGAGCTGGCAACCCTGCGTGACCGCGAGCCTGTCAGCACACCGGTCTAG
- the ilvC gene encoding ketol-acid reductoisomerase yields MSIKVYYDADADLSLLKDKTIAILGYGSQGHAQAQNLRDSGCNVVIGQRKGSPNYDLAVEHGFDPMPVDEATDAGDLINILLPDEVQGDVFRAQIKDRLKPGNLLMCSHGFNIHFGQIAPPEGVDTALVAPKGPGHLVRSEYVKGGGVPSLIALGDNASETSRQLALAYAKGIGGTRGGVIETTFAEETETDLFGEQVVLCGGVSALVKAGFEVLVEAGYQPEMAYFECMHELKLIVDLFYQGGLNYMRYSVSNTAEFGDYTRGPRIVTEETKAEMKKVLNEIQTGAFAREWILENKANQAGFKSVRRRERDHQIESVGRDLRRMMSWIDSKEV; encoded by the coding sequence ATGTCGATCAAAGTTTATTACGATGCGGACGCCGATCTCTCCCTGCTGAAAGACAAGACCATCGCCATTCTCGGCTATGGCAGCCAGGGACACGCCCAGGCCCAGAACCTGCGTGACAGCGGCTGCAACGTAGTCATCGGACAGCGCAAGGGGAGCCCGAACTACGATCTCGCCGTCGAGCACGGATTCGATCCGATGCCAGTCGATGAAGCCACCGATGCCGGCGATCTGATCAACATTCTCCTGCCGGACGAAGTTCAGGGCGATGTGTTCCGCGCTCAGATCAAGGACCGCCTGAAGCCGGGCAACCTGCTGATGTGCTCACACGGTTTCAACATTCACTTCGGCCAGATCGCTCCGCCGGAAGGTGTTGATACCGCTCTGGTCGCTCCCAAGGGCCCCGGTCACCTGGTTCGCAGCGAGTACGTCAAAGGGGGCGGAGTTCCTTCGCTGATCGCTCTGGGCGATAACGCTTCGGAAACCTCCCGTCAACTGGCTCTGGCATACGCCAAGGGCATCGGCGGTACCCGCGGTGGTGTGATCGAAACGACCTTCGCTGAAGAAACCGAAACCGACCTGTTCGGCGAACAGGTTGTGCTCTGCGGCGGCGTTTCCGCTCTCGTCAAAGCTGGATTCGAAGTGCTGGTCGAAGCTGGCTACCAGCCGGAAATGGCTTACTTCGAATGTATGCACGAACTCAAGCTGATCGTCGACCTGTTCTATCAGGGCGGCCTGAACTACATGCGATACAGTGTTTCCAACACCGCTGAGTTCGGCGACTACACACGCGGTCCTCGGATTGTGACCGAAGAAACCAAAGCCGAGATGAAGAAGGTTCTGAACGAAATCCAGACCGGTGCCTTCGCTCGCGAATGGATCCTCGAGAACAAGGCCAATCAGGCTGGCTTCAAGTCGGTTCGCCGTCGTGAACGCGATCATCAGATCGAATCAGTCGGCCGCGATCTTCGCCGCATGATGAGCTGGATCGATTCCAAGGAAGTCTAA
- a CDS encoding response regulator transcription factor, with protein sequence MAVLFPQHPFVTEALQRAFQDASCGLENADSTQVEEALREFSGRRVLAIVDPADNSTQTPELLQRLSEHHVPFVLLSRNYKTSWLSWAIRYRAKGCISLNNTPAEIVSIVESLLDGRIKQYWAFEVRRQLDATGSCLKLNSDAIENVLTQRQLEVFIHLAEGKTVKEVACEMKLSQKSVDSHKYRIMQRLHLHDRVHLSRLAIREGYIDA encoded by the coding sequence GTGGCGGTTCTTTTCCCGCAGCATCCGTTTGTCACCGAGGCTCTGCAGCGGGCATTCCAGGACGCATCGTGCGGGCTGGAGAATGCAGACTCCACGCAGGTCGAAGAGGCATTGCGGGAGTTCAGCGGGCGACGAGTTCTGGCCATTGTGGATCCTGCAGACAATTCCACGCAGACGCCGGAGCTACTGCAGCGTCTCTCAGAGCATCACGTTCCGTTCGTGCTCCTGAGTCGGAACTATAAGACGTCCTGGCTCAGCTGGGCCATTCGCTATCGGGCGAAAGGGTGTATCTCGCTGAACAACACCCCCGCCGAGATCGTTTCGATTGTCGAGAGTCTGCTCGATGGCCGCATCAAGCAGTACTGGGCCTTCGAAGTGCGGCGGCAACTCGACGCGACCGGTTCGTGCCTGAAGCTGAACTCCGACGCGATTGAGAATGTCCTGACACAACGGCAGCTCGAAGTCTTTATTCATCTTGCGGAAGGCAAGACGGTCAAAGAAGTCGCCTGCGAGATGAAACTGTCTCAGAAGTCGGTCGACAGTCACAAGTATCGCATCATGCAGCGGCTTCACCTGCACGATCGGGTGCATCTGTCCCGTCTGGCGATTCGAGAAGGTTACATCGACGCCTGA